One Leclercia pneumoniae genomic region harbors:
- a CDS encoding alpha/beta hydrolase: MKTLSAILVSSVFASAAASAQPVNTPAPTAGVQAFLNVLNSGNGKPMEQMTPQEARQVLIGAQQGAKLPPAQVSQKTIQANGQAIKLTIVKPEGVTGTLPVFMFFHGGGWVLGDYPTHERLIRDLMRASGAAAVYVDYTPSPEAHFPVAINQAYEATKWVAEHGQEIGVDGSRLGLVGNSVGGNMVASVALQAKQFKGPKIRYNVMLWPVTDANFDTASYNQFENGYFLSKNMMKWFWDNYTTNAADRNSILASPLRASTEQLKGFPQTLIQTAELDVLRDEGEAFGRKLDAAGVPVTVTRYNGMIHDYGLLNPLSEEPTVKVALQQAGAALHEHLK, from the coding sequence ATGAAAACATTGTCCGCAATCCTGGTTTCTTCCGTCTTCGCATCCGCTGCGGCCTCCGCGCAGCCTGTTAATACACCGGCCCCCACTGCTGGTGTGCAGGCGTTTCTGAACGTCCTGAATAGCGGTAACGGTAAGCCGATGGAGCAAATGACCCCGCAGGAAGCACGCCAGGTACTGATTGGCGCCCAGCAGGGGGCAAAACTGCCACCGGCGCAGGTTTCGCAGAAAACCATCCAGGCCAACGGGCAGGCGATCAAATTGACCATCGTTAAGCCTGAAGGTGTGACCGGCACGCTGCCGGTGTTTATGTTCTTCCATGGTGGCGGCTGGGTACTGGGTGATTACCCAACCCACGAACGTTTGATCCGCGATCTGATGCGGGCATCCGGCGCGGCTGCGGTCTATGTGGATTACACCCCGTCACCAGAGGCGCACTTCCCGGTGGCCATCAATCAGGCCTATGAAGCGACAAAATGGGTAGCAGAGCACGGTCAGGAAATTGGTGTGGATGGCAGCCGTCTGGGTCTGGTCGGTAATAGCGTGGGTGGCAACATGGTGGCCTCCGTGGCGCTGCAGGCAAAACAGTTTAAAGGGCCGAAAATCCGCTATAACGTAATGCTGTGGCCGGTTACCGATGCAAACTTCGATACCGCCTCTTATAACCAGTTTGAGAACGGCTATTTCCTGTCAAAAAACATGATGAAATGGTTCTGGGATAACTACACCACGAACGCGGCTGACCGTAATTCGATTCTCGCCTCGCCGCTGCGTGCCAGCACTGAACAGCTGAAAGGCTTCCCGCAAACCCTGATTCAGACCGCGGAGCTGGATGTGCTGCGCGACGAGGGTGAAGCGTTTGGCCGTAAACTCGATGCCGCAGGCGTGCCGGTTACCGTTACCCGCTACAACGGTATGATCCATGACTATGGCCTGCTGAATCCGCTGAGCGAAGAGCCAACGGTGAAAGTTGCCTTGCAGCAGGCGGGCGCAGCGCTGCATGAACATCTGAAATAA
- the ureE gene encoding urease accessory protein UreE → MITLTQRLDHAHRVTTSVTLPIDIRVKSRARVTLNDGREAGLMLPRGLLLRGGDMLATEDGSEIIEVIAAPESVSVVRCADPFLLARACYHLGNRHVPLQIMPGELRYHHDHVLDDMVRQLGLEVTFATLPFEPEAGAYASDAHSHSHSHAHSH, encoded by the coding sequence ATGATCACCTTAACCCAACGCCTTGATCACGCCCATCGCGTCACCACCAGCGTGACGCTGCCGATTGATATCCGCGTCAAAAGCCGCGCCCGCGTCACGTTGAACGATGGTCGCGAAGCGGGGCTCATGTTGCCGCGCGGCCTGCTGCTTCGCGGCGGCGACATGCTGGCAACGGAAGACGGCAGCGAAATTATTGAAGTGATTGCCGCCCCGGAGTCCGTTTCGGTGGTGCGTTGCGCCGATCCTTTCCTGCTTGCCCGCGCCTGCTATCACCTGGGCAACCGCCACGTGCCGCTGCAAATCATGCCCGGCGAGCTGCGCTATCACCACGATCATGTCCTCGACGACATGGTGCGGCAGCTCGGCCTTGAGGTGACGTTTGCCACGCTGCCGTTTGAACCGGAAGCCGGGGCGTATGCCAGCGATGCTCACAGCCATAGCCACTCTCACGCTCATTCACATTAA
- the ureC gene encoding urease subunit alpha, producing MAEISRQAYADMFGPTTGDKVRLADTGLWIEVEKDLTVYGEEVKFGGGKVIRDGMGQGQMTAQDCVDLVLTNALIVDHWGIVKADIGVKDGRFFAVGKAGNPDIQPGVTIPIGAATEVIAAEGKIVTAGGIDTHIHWICPQQAEEALVSGVTTMIGGGTGPAAGTNATTCTPGPWYIARMLQAADTLPVNIGLLGKGNGSNPDALREQIAAGAIGLKIHEDWGATPAAINCSLEVAEEMDIQVALHSDTLNESGFVEDTLAAIGGRTIHTFHTEGAGGGHAPDIITACAHPNILPSSTNPTLPYTVNTIDEHLDMLMVCHHLDPDIAEDVAFAESRIRRETIAAEDVLHDIGAFSLTSSDSQAMGRVGEVIIRTWQVAHRMKVQRGALPEESGDNDNFRVKRYVAKYTINPALTHGIAHEVGSIEAGKLADLVVWSPAFFGVKPATIVKGGMIACAPMGDINASIPTPQPVHYRSMFGALGAARHATRLTFISQAAEAQGIARQLNLQSTTAVVRGCRSVKKADMIHNGLQPNITVDAQTYEVRVDGELITSEPAEILPMAQRYFLF from the coding sequence ATGGCTGAGATTTCGCGTCAGGCCTACGCCGACATGTTTGGCCCTACCACCGGCGACAAGGTCCGGCTGGCGGACACCGGGCTGTGGATCGAGGTGGAAAAAGATCTCACCGTGTACGGCGAAGAGGTGAAATTTGGCGGCGGGAAAGTGATCCGCGACGGCATGGGCCAGGGGCAGATGACCGCGCAAGATTGTGTGGATCTGGTTCTGACCAACGCGCTGATCGTCGATCACTGGGGGATCGTGAAAGCCGATATCGGCGTCAAAGATGGCCGGTTCTTCGCCGTGGGCAAAGCCGGTAACCCGGATATTCAACCCGGCGTGACCATCCCCATCGGCGCCGCGACGGAGGTGATTGCCGCCGAAGGGAAGATCGTGACCGCCGGCGGGATCGACACCCACATTCACTGGATCTGCCCGCAGCAGGCGGAAGAGGCGCTGGTCTCCGGCGTCACCACCATGATCGGCGGCGGCACCGGCCCGGCAGCGGGCACAAACGCCACCACCTGTACACCGGGCCCCTGGTACATCGCCCGCATGCTGCAGGCGGCCGATACATTGCCGGTCAATATTGGCCTGCTGGGCAAAGGTAACGGCTCTAATCCCGACGCGCTGCGCGAGCAGATTGCAGCGGGTGCCATCGGGCTGAAGATCCACGAAGACTGGGGGGCGACGCCGGCGGCCATCAACTGTTCGCTGGAGGTGGCCGAAGAGATGGATATACAGGTGGCCCTGCACAGCGACACGCTGAACGAATCCGGCTTTGTAGAAGATACCCTGGCAGCGATTGGCGGGCGTACCATTCACACCTTCCACACCGAAGGGGCGGGCGGCGGTCACGCGCCGGATATCATTACCGCCTGCGCGCATCCGAACATTCTCCCCTCCTCCACCAACCCGACGCTGCCTTATACGGTGAATACCATCGATGAGCATCTCGACATGCTGATGGTGTGCCACCACCTTGACCCGGACATCGCCGAGGACGTGGCTTTTGCCGAATCGCGCATCCGCCGGGAGACCATCGCCGCCGAAGATGTGCTGCATGATATCGGTGCCTTCTCGCTCACCTCGTCCGACTCGCAGGCGATGGGCCGCGTGGGCGAAGTAATTATCCGCACCTGGCAGGTCGCCCACCGGATGAAAGTACAGCGCGGCGCGCTGCCGGAAGAGAGCGGTGATAACGATAACTTCCGCGTGAAGCGCTACGTCGCCAAATACACCATTAATCCGGCGCTGACCCACGGTATCGCCCACGAAGTCGGCTCCATCGAAGCGGGCAAACTGGCGGATCTGGTGGTCTGGTCTCCGGCATTCTTTGGCGTAAAACCCGCGACCATTGTGAAAGGCGGGATGATCGCCTGCGCCCCGATGGGCGATATCAATGCCTCTATCCCTACGCCGCAACCCGTGCACTACCGCTCGATGTTCGGCGCGCTGGGGGCCGCCCGTCACGCCACCCGCCTGACCTTTATTTCGCAGGCGGCAGAGGCGCAGGGCATTGCCCGGCAGTTGAACCTGCAAAGCACCACCGCCGTGGTGCGGGGCTGTCGCAGCGTGAAGAAGGCCGACATGATCCACAACGGCCTGCAACCCAACATTACCGTCGATGCGCAAACTTACGAGGTGCGCGTGGACGGCGAGCTGATAACCAGCGAACCGGCAGAGATCCTGCCGATGGCGCAACGCTATTTCCTGTTCTGA
- a CDS encoding urease accessory protein UreF: protein MENARQRLRLMQLSSSSLPVGSFTWSQGLEWAAEAGWVTTVDAFRRWQIQQMEQSFFCTDLPLFIRLCHACERHDIAQAKRWTAYLLACRETRELREEERNRGAAFTRLIKSWEPDCPPDWQPLFMQSQLCGMAWLGVRWAIPPRELALSLGYSWIESAVMAGVKLVPFGQQAAQQLIIELSDRFAAGFEQALLRHDDELGAATPLSAIASARHETQYSRLFRS, encoded by the coding sequence ATGGAGAACGCCCGCCAGCGGCTGCGGCTGATGCAGCTCTCCAGCAGTAGTCTGCCGGTGGGGTCGTTTACCTGGTCCCAGGGGCTGGAGTGGGCGGCCGAAGCGGGCTGGGTGACGACCGTCGACGCATTCCGCCGCTGGCAGATACAGCAGATGGAGCAGAGCTTTTTCTGCACCGATTTACCGCTGTTTATCCGTCTCTGCCACGCCTGCGAGCGGCACGATATCGCTCAGGCAAAACGGTGGACGGCGTACCTGCTGGCCTGCCGCGAAACGCGTGAACTGCGCGAAGAGGAGCGCAATCGCGGCGCCGCCTTCACCCGGCTTATTAAGAGTTGGGAGCCGGACTGCCCGCCAGACTGGCAACCGCTGTTTATGCAAAGCCAGCTTTGCGGCATGGCATGGCTGGGCGTTCGCTGGGCGATCCCTCCTCGCGAGCTAGCCCTGAGCCTGGGTTACAGCTGGATTGAGAGCGCGGTGATGGCGGGCGTCAAGCTGGTGCCATTCGGGCAACAGGCGGCGCAACAGCTGATTATCGAACTGAGCGATCGCTTCGCGGCGGGATTTGAACAGGCTTTACTGCGCCATGATGATGAACTGGGTGCCGCGACGCCCCTGTCGGCCATCGCCTCGGCGCGTCATGAAACACAATATTCACGGTTATTCCGTTCCTGA
- a CDS encoding urease subunit gamma has translation MELTPREKDKLLLFTAALVAERRLARGVKLNYPESVALISAFIMEGARDGQTVAELMEAGRHVLTRSQVMEGVPEMIPDIQVEATFPDGSKLVTVHNPIV, from the coding sequence ATGGAACTGACCCCCAGAGAAAAAGACAAACTGTTGTTATTCACCGCCGCGCTTGTGGCAGAGCGCCGTCTCGCCCGCGGAGTCAAACTCAACTATCCGGAATCGGTCGCGCTGATTAGCGCCTTCATTATGGAAGGCGCGCGCGACGGGCAGACCGTGGCGGAGCTGATGGAGGCCGGACGTCATGTCCTCACCCGCTCGCAGGTGATGGAAGGGGTACCGGAGATGATCCCGGATATTCAGGTGGAGGCGACCTTCCCGGACGGCTCCAAGCTGGTCACCGTTCACAACCCCATCGTCTAA
- a CDS encoding urease subunit beta codes for MIPGEYQIKPGQIALNVARETQRVVVENHGDRPIQVGSHYHFYEVNPALKFDREATRGYRLDIPAGTAVRFEPGQKREVTLVQVAGAQRIFGFRGEVMGEVKHG; via the coding sequence ATGATCCCAGGCGAGTATCAGATCAAACCAGGGCAGATCGCCCTCAACGTGGCCCGCGAGACCCAACGCGTGGTGGTCGAAAACCATGGCGATCGCCCCATTCAGGTGGGATCGCACTACCACTTTTACGAGGTCAACCCGGCGTTAAAATTCGATCGTGAGGCCACGAGAGGCTACCGCCTGGATATCCCGGCCGGCACCGCCGTGCGCTTCGAACCCGGCCAGAAGCGCGAAGTGACGCTGGTTCAGGTGGCGGGTGCGCAGCGTATTTTTGGCTTTCGCGGCGAGGTGATGGGCGAGGTGAAGCATGGCTGA
- a CDS encoding MarR family winged helix-turn-helix transcriptional regulator, which yields MKENKTLDGLLCFSLYSVTNALIRQYRPLLNELDLTYPQFVVLMALFEQDNIPLRDLSEKTLFDSGTLTPLVQKLEAKGFLKRVAVVGDERMKNVVLTEKADALKAQIMGLPDQMRCSMRMNDEELATLRQLARNLLEDL from the coding sequence ATGAAAGAAAACAAAACGTTAGATGGCTTGCTCTGTTTTTCGTTGTACTCGGTAACCAACGCCCTGATCCGCCAGTACCGGCCCTTACTCAACGAACTGGATCTCACCTATCCGCAGTTCGTGGTGCTGATGGCCCTCTTTGAGCAGGATAATATTCCGCTGCGTGACCTCAGTGAAAAGACGTTGTTTGATTCGGGTACCCTGACCCCGCTGGTACAAAAGCTTGAAGCGAAAGGCTTTTTGAAACGCGTTGCGGTGGTGGGAGATGAACGAATGAAAAACGTCGTGCTAACCGAAAAAGCGGATGCGCTGAAAGCGCAAATTATGGGCTTGCCGGACCAGATGCGCTGTAGCATGCGTATGAACGATGAGGAGTTGGCGACGTTGAGACAGCTCGCCAGAAATCTGCTGGAGGATTTATAG
- a CDS encoding MFS transporter: MADISDTTPLSTAGHAPDGDIRWVRSAADVSRLVNAGSQGRANARIVVGIALGGIFLDAYDLGALAFGIKDITREFNLTPAGTGMVASAITFGAIVGALLGGYLTDKIGRYRVFMADMVFFVVAAIACALAPNEYVLAGARFVMGLGVGIDLPVAMAFLSEFARLKGPGNKASSVAMWCPTWYAAISISYLLVLFFYAVLPESHSDWLWRLILGFGAVPALVIIAIRSRYMSESPVWAANQGKLKEAASILRQSYNINAHVPQEVLNQPAPVVNKAKWSNYLNLFRGRYLRRTTLATLLSVVSSFAYNAVAFGLPVIISSFFVQSMLTTILISLALNLLFAFVGGLLAVRYVPRFGAWRMSLAGYACQLVALLGLALIGRPDGAAEGVTAVAMLALFLFGQGFGPGAHTMTFASLSYPTSLRGVGVGLNQTLMRSSSTLSLFMFPLLVASLDTAVFWVIALAPFIGLASLLAIRWEPSGYDVDAEDYR; encoded by the coding sequence ATGGCAGACATTTCAGATACAACTCCGCTTTCAACGGCAGGACATGCCCCGGATGGTGACATCAGGTGGGTTCGTAGCGCGGCAGACGTTTCACGTCTGGTCAACGCGGGATCACAAGGCAGAGCTAACGCCCGTATCGTGGTCGGCATCGCACTGGGTGGCATTTTCCTCGATGCGTACGATCTGGGTGCGCTGGCGTTTGGCATCAAAGATATCACCCGCGAATTCAATCTCACTCCGGCCGGTACCGGGATGGTGGCATCGGCCATTACCTTTGGCGCCATTGTCGGGGCGCTCCTCGGGGGTTATCTCACTGATAAAATCGGGCGCTACCGCGTCTTTATGGCCGACATGGTCTTCTTTGTGGTCGCAGCCATCGCCTGCGCCCTCGCCCCCAATGAATACGTGCTGGCAGGGGCCCGCTTTGTGATGGGCCTGGGGGTGGGGATCGATCTCCCCGTCGCGATGGCGTTTCTCAGCGAGTTCGCCAGGCTTAAAGGTCCGGGCAACAAAGCGTCCAGCGTGGCGATGTGGTGCCCTACCTGGTACGCCGCAATCAGTATTTCGTATCTGCTGGTGCTCTTTTTCTATGCCGTACTGCCCGAAAGCCATAGCGACTGGCTCTGGCGCTTAATCCTCGGCTTTGGCGCGGTGCCTGCGCTGGTAATTATTGCGATTCGTAGCCGCTATATGAGCGAATCCCCGGTCTGGGCGGCGAACCAGGGCAAGCTGAAGGAGGCCGCGTCTATCCTGCGGCAGTCTTATAACATTAATGCCCATGTGCCACAGGAGGTGCTTAACCAGCCGGCCCCGGTGGTGAACAAGGCCAAATGGTCAAACTACCTGAACCTGTTCCGCGGTCGCTATTTACGGCGTACCACCCTGGCGACGCTGCTCTCCGTGGTCTCCTCTTTTGCCTACAACGCCGTCGCCTTCGGTCTGCCGGTGATCATCTCCAGCTTCTTTGTGCAGTCGATGCTAACAACGATTCTGATCTCGCTGGCGCTCAACCTGCTGTTTGCCTTTGTGGGCGGGCTGCTGGCGGTACGTTATGTGCCGCGCTTCGGCGCATGGCGGATGTCGCTGGCGGGCTACGCTTGCCAGCTTGTCGCCTTGCTCGGACTGGCGTTGATTGGTCGACCGGATGGTGCCGCTGAAGGGGTGACAGCCGTGGCGATGCTGGCGCTGTTCCTGTTCGGCCAGGGGTTTGGCCCCGGCGCGCATACCATGACCTTTGCCTCGCTGAGCTATCCGACCTCACTGCGCGGCGTGGGTGTTGGGCTCAATCAGACTCTGATGCGCAGCAGTTCGACGTTATCCCTGTTTATGTTCCCGCTGCTGGTGGCCTCGCTGGATACCGCCGTCTTCTGGGTGATTGCCCTGGCGCCATTCATTGGTCTGGCGTCGCTGCTGGCGATCCGCTGGGAGCCCTCCGGGTACGATGTGGACGCCGAAGATTACCGCTAA
- a CDS encoding urease accessory protein UreD: MLATQVADNTYKGWRASLALAFRHTSEKTLLHSARHVGPLTVQRPFYPEDNTCHLYLLHPPGGIVGGDELDISIRLDANSHALITMPGASKFYRSSGPQARLAQHFWLDENATLEWLPQDTIFFPGANAALRSVFHLHATSTLLAWELYCLGRPVIDETFSHGTLESRLEVWRDGEPLLIERQHLADGDLSPVAGHPWLGTLLFYPANESHLEETRSLLAELNHFAGATLTDGLLSVRFLSHDNLVCQRVMRDIWQHLRPHLTAKAPHSPRIWQT; this comes from the coding sequence ATGTTAGCAACCCAGGTGGCTGATAATACGTATAAAGGCTGGCGCGCCTCGCTGGCTTTAGCGTTTCGTCATACGTCGGAAAAGACCCTCCTCCACTCTGCCCGTCACGTTGGTCCCCTTACCGTTCAGCGCCCCTTTTATCCGGAAGACAACACCTGCCATCTCTACCTGCTTCACCCCCCTGGCGGGATTGTCGGAGGCGATGAACTGGATATTTCTATTCGACTGGACGCCAACAGCCATGCGCTGATCACCATGCCGGGCGCCAGTAAGTTCTACCGCAGCAGCGGGCCGCAGGCGCGGCTGGCTCAGCACTTCTGGCTGGACGAAAACGCCACGCTTGAGTGGCTACCCCAGGACACGATTTTCTTCCCCGGCGCCAACGCCGCGCTGCGCTCGGTATTCCATCTGCATGCCACCAGCACGCTGCTGGCGTGGGAGCTTTACTGCCTGGGCCGCCCGGTCATTGATGAAACCTTTAGCCACGGCACGCTCGAGAGTCGACTGGAAGTGTGGCGCGATGGCGAACCGCTGTTAATTGAACGCCAGCACCTGGCCGACGGCGACCTCTCGCCGGTGGCGGGCCATCCGTGGCTCGGCACGCTGCTTTTCTATCCGGCAAATGAGAGCCACCTGGAGGAAACGCGAAGCCTGCTGGCAGAGCTGAACCATTTTGCCGGCGCCACCCTCACGGATGGTCTGCTGTCGGTGCGTTTTCTCTCGCACGATAACCTGGTTTGCCAGCGGGTGATGCGCGATATCTGGCAGCATCTGCGCCCGCACTTAACCGCCAAAGCGCCCCATTCACCCCGGATCTGGCAGACCTGA
- a CDS encoding HupE/UreJ family protein, whose translation MRTYLPLLLLAFSLPALAHPGHGADSFQAGFFHPLTGLDHLLMLTGAGVLSALSGRKLLMPLATLGMMLTGAIAGSLFGGFSGMETLIVASLAVCGVMMFKTENRLLLAVPALAMFHGWAHGVEMAGHSFWLFTSGFMLASAAVLCVSFGAGLLLRRHDGIRKTLGGGLIASALLALMS comes from the coding sequence ATGCGTACGTACCTTCCTCTGTTATTGCTGGCCTTTTCCCTTCCCGCCCTCGCCCATCCGGGGCACGGCGCAGATAGCTTTCAGGCGGGCTTTTTCCATCCGCTGACCGGTCTCGATCACCTGCTGATGCTGACCGGCGCTGGCGTCCTCTCTGCCCTGAGCGGCCGTAAGCTGCTGATGCCGCTCGCCACCCTCGGCATGATGCTTACCGGCGCCATTGCGGGCAGCCTGTTCGGCGGCTTTAGCGGGATGGAGACGCTGATCGTCGCCTCGCTGGCGGTATGCGGCGTGATGATGTTTAAAACAGAGAACCGACTGCTGCTGGCGGTGCCTGCGCTGGCTATGTTCCACGGCTGGGCGCACGGCGTGGAAATGGCGGGCCACAGCTTCTGGCTCTTTACCTCTGGCTTTATGCTCGCCAGCGCGGCGGTGCTGTGCGTGAGCTTCGGCGCAGGCCTGCTGCTGCGCCGTCATGACGGGATCCGTAAAACCCTGGGCGGCGGACTTATCGCCTCTGCGCTGCTGGCGCTGATGAGCTGA